From a single Oreochromis niloticus isolate F11D_XX linkage group LG3, O_niloticus_UMD_NMBU, whole genome shotgun sequence genomic region:
- the LOC109197662 gene encoding NLR family CARD domain-containing protein 3-like: MTTPKEILLGTLEDLGRDDFEKFKWHLKNNGCVEGLPAIPESKLENAERTDIVDLMFDAYSINTFEVTKNLLGSINRNDLLENLNNTIPEPKEILPECQLKLKSNLKQKFQCVLEGISTTGNPTLLNEIYTELYITEGGTAEVNDEHEVRQIETASRKPDRPETTIRQGDIFKLPPGRDKPVRTVLTMGVAGIGKTVLTQKFTLDWAEGKANQDIQFIFPFTFRELNLLREEKKRFRDEEQASRIISHIKTSRSLHIMCHIPVFCWITATVLEDELKTSDSEDLPKTLTELYLRLVLFHLKTKDIKYDGGAETDSCRKMIESLGKLAFDQLQKGNLIFYKSDLTECGIDITAASVYSGVFTQIFKADKRNMFNNVVYCFVHLSIQEFFAALHVYLTFINSGVNLLKKQSPLSKIFQKTLTVKDFYQSAVEKALESPNGHLDLFLRFLLGLSLQTNQNLLRMLTQTVSSSQTNQETVQYIKKKLSGKLSAEKSINLFHCLNELDDRSLVEEIQQSLSSGSLSTDELSPAQWSALVFILLSSDLDEFDLQKYSCSEKAFLKLLPVVKASKKVLLTDCKLSRRSFETLSEILSSSSNHLRELDLSLNKLQDSELDLLCVGLKSPDCKLETLG; the protein is encoded by the exons ATGACGACACCTAAAGAAATCCTTCTGGGGACTTTGGAGGATTTGGGACGTGATGACTTTGAAAAATTTAAGTGGCATCTGAAGAACAATGGGTGTGTAGAAGGTTTACCAGCAATCCCAGAGAGTAAACTGGAGAATGCAGAGAGGACGGACATAGTGGATCTGATGTTTGATGCCTACTCTATCAACACTTTTGAAGTCACTAAAAATCTTTTGGGGAGCATAAACAGGAATGATCTGTTGGAGAATTTAAATAATACCATCCCAGAACCCAAAG AGATTCTCCCTGAGTGTCAGCTCAAACTCAAGTCAAACCTGAAgcagaagttccagtgtgtgctTGAGGGGATTTCTACAACAGGAAACCCGACCCTTCTGAAtgagatctacacagagctctacatcacagagggagggactgcagaggtcaatgatgaacatgaggtcagacagattgaaacagcatccaggaaaccagacagaccagaaacaaccatcagacaagGAGACATCTTTAAACTCCCACCTGGAAGAGATAAACCAGTAAGAACAGTTCTGACAatgggagtggctggcattgggaaaacagtcctAACACAGAAGTtcaccctggactgggctgaaggcaaagccaaccaggacatccagttcatatttccattcactttcagggAGCTGAATCTGCTGagagaggaaaa gaagagattcagagatgaggagcaggccagcaggatcatctcccacatcaagacatcacgaagcctccacatcatgtgccacatcccagtcttctgctggatcactgctacagttctggaggatgagCTGAAAACCAGTGACAGTGAAGATCTGCCTAAGACTCTCACAGAGCTCTACCTACGCCTTGTGCTATTTCACCTAAAAACAAAGGAcatcaagtatgatggaggagctgagacagattcatgcaggaagatgattgagtctctgggaaaactggcttttgatcagctgcagaaaggaaacctgatcttctataaatcagacctgacagagtgtggcatcgatatcacagcagcctcagtgtactcaggagtgttcacacagatctttaaagctGATAAGCGTAACATGTTCAACAACGTTGTTTACTGTTTCGTCcatctgagcattcaggagttctttgctgctcttcatgtctatctgaccttcatcaactctggagtcAACCTGCTTAAGAAACAATCTCCTCTCTCTAAAATTTTCCAGAAAACACTTACTGTAAAAGACTTCTACCAGAGTGCTGTGGAAAAGGCCTTagagagtccaaatggacacctggacttgttcctccgcttcctcctgggactttcactgcagaccaatcagaatCTCCTACGCATGCTGACACAGACAGtaagtagctcacagaccaatcaggaaacagtccagtacatcaagaagaagctcagtgggaaactgtctgcagagaaaagcatcaatctgttccactgtctgaatgaactggatgatcgttctctagtggaggagatccagcagTCCCTGAGTTCAGGAAGTCTCTCTACAGAtgaactgtctcctgctcagtggtcggctctggtcttcatcttactgtcatcagatcTGGATGAGTTCGACCTGCAGAAATACTCCTGTTCAGAGAAGGCATTTTTgaagctgctgccagtggtcaaagcatCCAAGAAAGTGCT GCTGACAGATTGTAAACTCTCAAGAAGAAGCTTTGAAACTTTGTCTGAAATTCTCAGCTCCTCATCCAatcatctgagagagctggacctgagcttgaacaagctgcaggattcagaaTTGGATTTGCTGTGTGTTGGACTAAAGAGTCCTGACTGTAAACTTGAAACTCTTGGGTAA
- the LOC109197081 gene encoding uncharacterized protein LOC109197081, which translates to MKQIYRVPFERHTERVKQLRYDYVQRVMELEADAMGHELLFVDEAGFNLSKSRRRGRNIIGHRAIINVPGQRGGNITMCAAISQNGVVHHHATIGPYNTAHIIAFLDTLHDMLTVQRPEQTRYVIIWDNVSFHRAALVRNWFTDHPSFMALNLPPYSPFLNPIEEFFSAWRWKVYDHHPHQQVALLQAMEEACGDIDQASCQAWIRHSRRYFPRCLGLEDIACDVDEILWPDPERRHDVG; encoded by the exons ATGAAGCAAATTTACAGAGTTCCTTTCGAGAGACACACAGAACGTGTAAAGCAACTGCGATATGACTATGTGCAG AGAGTGATGGAACTAGAAGCAGATGCAATGGGACATGAGCTACTTTTTGTGGATGAGGCCggttttaacctcagtaaaagcAGGAGACGTGGCAGGAACATTATTGGACACCGTGCCATCATCAATGTCCCAGGACAACGTGGTGGTAACATAACCATGTGTGCAGCTATAAGCCAAAATggtgttgttcaccatcatgcaaCCATAGGCCCAtacaacactgcacacattattGCATTCCTGGACACCTTGCATGACATGCTCACTGTTCAGAGACCAGAGCAGACCCGATATGTCATCATATGGGACAATGTTAGTTTCCATAGGGCTGCTTTGGTCCGCAACTGGTTTACAGACCACCCATCCTTCATGGCACTCAACCTCCCTCCATACTCTCCATTCTTAAATCCCATCGAGGAGTTCTTCTCTGCCTGGCGCTGGAAAGTGTACGACCATCATCCTCATCAACAGGTAGCCCTTTTACAGGCAATGGAGGAGGCATGTGGAGATATTGACCAGGCATCATGTCAGGCCTGGATACGGCATTCAAGGAGATATTTTCCCCGGTGCCTTGGACTGGAGGATATCGCATGCGATGTGGACGAAATTTTGTGGCCGGACCCAGAAAGACGACATGATGTAGGctga